The nucleotide sequence AATCCGTTTCATCCGCATTTAGTAAATATATAATTTTAAAAGGGACTTACCTTCGGTCTTGGCTCCCTCCCCTTTGGGGAGGGTTGGGGAGGGGAAATATGAAAATAACATTAAACAGAGTAAATGAAAACTTCCACTTCGAATTAAAAAACGATCGTGGACATATAGTAAATGTAGATGCGCGTCCAGATTTTGGAGGTAATGATATGGGACCAAGTCCAATGGAGTTAGTATTAATGGGAGTAGCAGGATGTAGTGCTATTGATATGATTTCGATCTTGAAAAAACAACGTCAAGAAATCACTTCTTTTAAAGCTGAGGTTGAGGGAGAACGTCAACAAGTAGGAGATGCAAAACCGTTTAAAAATATTTACTTGGTTTTCTCTTTAGAAGGAAACATCAAAGAAGACAAAGCGGCTAAAGCGGCACAATTGTCTTTTGAAAAATACTGCTCGGTTTCTAAAACAGTAGAACCTACAGCAACTATTCATTACAAAGTGGTTTTGAATGGAGCAGAATTAGCGAAGATTTAATTTTAGCTTTTTTATTGAAATCGAATAGGATTATAGATTAACTAATGAATTAGTTAGTGAAATTTACAACAATTAGAATTTGTGCAAATCTGTGCAATTCGTGTTTAAAAATAATAGAATGAACGAACAAGAATTTGGTTTTGAAACCGAAGCGATACGTACCCAATTAGAAAGAACGCAATATTTAGAGCATTCAGTGCCTTTGTACTTGACTTCCAGTTTTGTGTTTGAAGATGCCGAAGACATGCGTGCTTCGTTTGCGGATGAAAAAGATAGAAATATATACAGCCGTTACAGCAACCCGAACAACAACGAGTTTGTTGAGAAAGTATGCAAAATGGAAGGAGCCGAATCAGGTTTTGCCTTTGCATCAGGTATGGCTGCTGTTTATTCGACTTTGGCTGCTTTATTGAATTCAGGTGATCATATAGTGTCAGCAGGAAGTATTTTTGGAGCTACACATTCTTTGTTTGTTAATTATTTTCCAAAATGGGGAATAGAAACGACCTATTTTGATATTGATAAGCCGGAGACTATTGAGAGTTGCATCAAACCCAATACCAAGATTCTTTTTGCAGAGTCACCAACAAATCCAGGGGTAGATATTATTGATTTGGAATTACTAGGGGATATTGCTAAAAAGCATAACTTGATTTTAATTATTGATAACTGTTTTGCAACACCTTATTTGCAACAGCCTATCAAATGGGGCGCGCATTTAGTAGTGCATTCTGCAACTAAATTAATGGACGGACAAGGTAGAGTTTTAGGTGGGGTAACGGTAGGAAGTGCTGAATTGATTCAGAAAATCTATTTGTTTTCACGTCTTACAGGGCCGTCATTATCGCCTTTTAATGCTTGGGTATTGTCCAAAAGCTTAGAGACATTGTCTATTCGTTTAGACAGACATTGTGAGAATGCCTTGAAAGTAGCGGAGTTTTTAGAAAAACATCCTAATGTGAATAAAGTCAAATACCCGTTCTTGAAGTCGCATCCTCAATATGCCATTGCTCAAAAACAAATGAAAGCAGGTGGTAATATTGTAGCTTTTGAGATTAAAGGAGGATTGGAAGCAGGAAGAGCATTTTTAGATAAAATTAAATTGTGTTCGCTTTCGCCAAATTTAGGAGATACTAGAACGATTGTAACCCATCCCGCGTCTACAACACATAGTAAATTGTCTGTAGATGAAAGATTAGCAGTTAGTATAACCGATGGTTTAGTACGTGTTTCTGTTGGTTTAGAAACCGTAAAAGATGTAATTGCTGATTTGGAGCAGGCATTGTTATAAATATTTGAGATTGTAGATTAACGATTTTTGATTGCAGATTTTCTGTAAATCAAAAATCGTTTTTTTTTTATTCATATTTTTTTATCATATTTGATTTTAATTATTCTACTATGATTAAAATTGTTGTTTCAATTAGTACTTTACTTTTATTTTTGTCAACTGTATATTGTGAAAGTAACAAAGATGAATTTGAATTAGAAAAAGCGGTTTTAACTCAAATTTTGCCGAGTTTAGTTGATTCTATTTGTGTAGATAGTAGGATGGTGGAACCTTCTCCAATGTTAGGTGAATTTGTTACTGATAAAAAAGGAGATGTTTTTTTGGATTCTACTAAAATAACAGAAGAGCAAGAAATTAGGTATAAAAAATGGGAAACAAGGAGAGAAGTTGCAAAAAAAGATACTTCTGAAATAATTTTAGCCTTCAATCCTTGGATTAAAAACGATTTTAATCCTTATTTTGACAAAAAGTTATTAGAGGAATTTTCAATTTCAGAATTTTCAGTCAAAGGTAAAGATACCTTAAGGCAATTTCTGTTTGATTATAGTAAAATCAAGCTAAATAATAAATTTAAATTAAAAAATATTTCAGAATTTCCTAATACAGACAATCATCCTTATCTTCTATTTGAACGAAATTATAACTTTGTGTTTTCTGGGATTTTTACTATTTCTAGAATTCAATTTGATAAAGAAAAAACGAAAGGTTTATTTAAAGCTAGTTTTAGTTATTGTGGAAGATGTGGACGAGGTTACAATGTCTATGTAAAAGAAATAAATGGTGTTTGGGAAATTGATAAAATTGAAGATACATGGATATCTTAAATGCTAATTTCCAAATAAAAAATCCTTAATTCAAAATGTTATCTAAAAAAACAAAATACGGAATCAAAGCGTTGACTTTTTTGGCACGACAGGAAGATCAAACACCTGTGGCTATTGCTGATATTGCAAAGTCTGAAAACATTTCGATTAAGTTTCTGGAAAGTATCTTGTTGTTGTTGCGTCATTCAGGTTTTTTAGGAGCCAAAAAAGGGAAAGGTGGCGGTTACTATTTAATCAAAGAACCTAAGGATATTAACATGGCTAAGGTATATCGCATTCTTGAAGGGCCAATAGCCTTATTACCATGTGCTAGTCATAACTTTTATGAGCCTTGCGATGATTGCACAGATGAAGCCAGTTGTGCGGTTCGAAAATTGATGACTGAAGTACGTGATAATACTTTGATGATTTTAGAAAATAATAGTTTAGCTGATATTGCTTTTTAAAAGTTTTAGTCCCAAATAAAAAACGACCCTTTCCACTGTACATTTGGAAAGGGTCGTTTTTGTTTGTTTTGCTAAATTGTAACAAATTTATATATTTAAAAAATTAATTTGTATCCCACAAAAAACAACATGATGGCGATAGCATTTCTTAAATACAAATCAGGAATTTTACCGCTTAACATACTTCCTATAAAAATACCAGGTAAAGAACCCATTAACAATTGTCCTAATAGCAAATAATCGATATTTCCCATTGTGGCGTGTCCAAGACCTGCTACCAAGGTCAAGGGTACAGCGTGAGCAATTTCGGTACCTACTAATTTGGGAGTGGGTAAAAGAGGGTAAAGGAAAAATAAGGTTACTGTTCCTAATGCACCAGCACCAATCGAAGTTAAAGTTACTGTTGCACCAAGCATTACGCCTATTGCAATAGTTAACATATTTTGCGTGTTACTTTCCTTGTGGAATTTATCACCAGAGTGTTTTTTAGAGAAGTCCATGATTTTCTTTTTGAAAAGCACTGCTACTGATGTGAACAGCAAAGCCCAACCTAAGCTGTATTTTATAACAGCATTCACGGCCGAAATATCGGTTTTGATGCTATCTAAAATCCATAATGTGATTAGCGCCGCAGGGATACTTCCTAGGGAAAGCCATCCAGTAATTTTCCAATTGATGTTTTTCTTTTTATGATGTACAAATATACCGGCCATTTTAGTATATGCCGCATATAATAAATCCGTACCTACAGCTGTGGTGGGAGGAATTCCAAACCACAATAAAATAGGGGTCATTAAGGAACCACCACCTACACCTGTTAATCCTACTACAAATCCTACTGCTAAACCAGCAATAACTAATCCTAATTGAAAGTCCATATTGATATATTTTTTGGCAAATCTAATAACTATTTTATAATAATCCTATAGGTAAAGTAGAGTTTAAAAAATAAATTAAAAAAAATTAATGTATCTTTGCGCAGAATTTGAGGTTTTGCAAGGGTTGAGCAGCTATGTTAAAGTTGAGTTTTATTTGAAATTGGTGTTTTGAGAAGTGGTATTAGGCTTAAGTTCGGATTTTCAATACATTAGAATCTAGGGTGATTAAAAAAAATGAATATAATGTTTTGTTATTTGGAAATAAGTAGTAATTTTGCGGAGTAATCTACTAAACCGATAGGGTAATAGATTTTATAGAAAAAGAAAACAAATGAGTACAACAATAGTGAATGCATTAATTGAAAAAACAAAAGACTTTTCCATTGAAGAGGCTTTTGTTTTTTTAGCAAATGAATATAAAGATAAAGTGGTTTTTTCCACTTCTTTTGGGCAGGAAGATCAGGTGATTACTGACCTAATTGAAAAAAGTGGTGCTCCAGTGACAATTTTTACTTTAGATACAGGTCGTTTGTTTCAAGAGACTTATGATGTTTTTCATAGAACTCAAAAGAAATACAAAACACCAATTAAAGTATATTTTCCGGAAGCGAAAGCAGTAGAGGAATTATTAGAGAAGAAAGGGCCAAATAGCTTTTACGAATCAGTTGAGAATAGAAAAGAATGTTGTTTTATTCGTAAAGTAGTACCGCTTAAGAAAGCTTTGGCGGGAAATGAAGTATGGATTACAGGTTTGCGGGCAGAGCAGTCGGAGAACAGAAGTGATTTACATTTATTTGAATACGATGCTAATTTCCAAATCATTAAATTCAATCCTTTGTTAAAATGGTCATTAGAAGAGGTTCAAAAATACATTGACGATAATAATGTGCCACAAAACAGCTTGCATAAAAAAGGATTTGTAAGTATAGGTTGTGCCCCATGTACAAGAGCGATTCTTCCTGGAGAAGATATCAGAGCAGGAAGATGGTCGTGGGAATCAAGTCATAAAGAATGTGGTTTGCACGGAAAATAAAAGTTTATCGGTTAGTTGTTTAATCGGTTAGTTGAAAAATAGAAGAGATACATAGAAAATAGAAAATGTTAAGAGGTTATAGAAAAGGAGTAACAACCTTAAACTTTAAACCTTAAACTTTTAAACAAAAAAAAGAATGAGTTCAGTTTTAAAAACAAATGCTTTAGAAAGCGAAGCGATTTACATATTTAGAGAAGTGATTTCTCAATTTGAAAAGCCAGTGTTGCTTTTTTCAGGAGGAAAAGATTCGATTACTTTGGTGCGATTAGCACAAAAGGCTTTTTTTCCAGCCAAAATTCCTTTTCCGTTATTACACGTAGATACGGGGCATAATTTTCCTGAAACTATTGAGTTTAGAGATAAATTGGTAAAAGAATTAGGATTGGAGCTTATAGTACGTAATGTGCAAGATGCTATCGATCAAGGGAAAGTGGTTGAGGAGACAGGAAAATATGCAAGTAGAAATAGTTTGCAAACAACAACTCTGTTAGATGCTATCGAAGAATTTAAATTTGATGCTTGTATTGGTGGTGCGCGTCGTGATGAAGAAAAAGCAAGAGCTAAAGAACGTATTTTCTCTGTTCGTGATGATTTTGGTCAATGGGATGAAAAAAATCAACGTCCTGAGCTGTTTGATTTATTGAATGGAAAAATTGAGATGGGACAAAACGTACGTGTATTTCCTATTTCAAACTGGACTGAATTAGACGTTTGGAGTTATATAGAACAAGAACAAATTGAAATCCCTTCGATTTATTTTTCACACAAACGTAAGGTGTTTTTGAGAGATGGAATGATTTGGTCACATTCTCCACACGTATATCAAGAAGAAGACGAAATTGTTGAAGAAAGAATTGTACGTTTTAGAACGGTAGGAGATATGAGTTGTACAGCAGCGGTTGATTCTTATGCAGCTACCATTTCTGAAGTAGTAGGCGAAATTAGATCCTCAACTATCTCTGAAAGAGGGGCTAGAATTGACGACAAACGTTCGGAAGCAGCCATGGAAAAAAGAAAACAACAAGGGTACTTTTAATAGGAAGTTATAAGTTATTAGTAAATAAGTTATAAGTAAAATTTAGAAGTTAAAAAAAATATTCAGATTTAGAAGTTTATTCAAAAGGTCGATATAAAAACTTGAAACCTTAAACTTTTAAACTTTAAACTATAAACAAGAATGGAAGTTTTAAAAATAGCAACGGCAGGAAGTGTAGATGACGGAAAGAGTACACTAATCGGAAGGTTATTATACGATACACAATCGTTAACAACAGATAAATTAGAAGCAATTGAAAAAAGTAGTAAGCAAAAAGGATATGATTATCTAGACTTTTCTTTGGCTACTGATGGATTAGTTGCTGAAAGAGAACAAGGAATCACTATTGATGTGGCTCATATTTACTTTTCTACTGCTAAGAAAAGTTACATTATTGCTGATACTCCAGGTCACGTAGAATATACACGTAACATGGTAACAGGAGCTTCAACTTCACAAGTATCTATCATCTTGATTGATGCTCGTAAAGGAGTTATTGAGCAAACATACCGACACTTTTTTATCAATAATTTGTTGAGAGTAAAAGAAGTGATTGTGGCAGTAAACAAAATGGATTTAGTTGATTACTCAGAAGAGGTTTTCAATAAAATCAAAGCTGATTTTGAAGCATTGAATGCTAAAAGTACTTTCAAAGAGCAAGTGGTGAGCTATATTCCATTAAGTGCTTTGACAGGAGATAATGTGGTTGAGAAAACAACTGCTATGCCATGGTACACAGGGCAAACAATTTTAGAGCATTTAGAGGATTTAGAGCCAAAGGATGTGTATGAAAAAGGTCAGGCACGTTTTCCTGTGCAAACGGTAATTCGTCCTAAAACTGAGGAATATCACGATTTTAGAGGATACGCAGGTAAATTATACGGAAATAATATTAAAGTAGGAGATGCAGTGACGGTATTGCCTTCTTTGACACAATCAACAGTAACTAATATTCACTTTTTTGACAAGCAATTTGATGAGGCAGTGGCAGGTTCTTCTATTACTTTGGAATTAGCAAATGACATCAATGTAACTAGAGGTGATATGATTGTAAAATCAGATGAATTGCCAAAAGTTGAAAAAGAAATCACAACAACTGTTTGTTGGATGGATAGCAAAAAATTAGTAGCAGGAACTAAATATTTAGTACAACACAATACTAATAGAGTTTTAGCAAAAGTGGATAGTATTAAGAATGTAATTGCAACGGATTATTCTGGAACTACACCCGCTACTCAGTTGGCAATTAATGAAATAGGTGAAGTGTCTATTAAGTTAAGTAAAGCATTATATTTTGATGCTTATGATGATAACAAATCAAATGGAGCTTTTATCTTAATCGATCCAGCAACAAATACAACCGCTGGAGTAGGATTTATTAGATAATAATACCCGTCCCTTCCCTTTCGCTCTGGCGAAGAGGGAGAGATTATAAATAAACTTTGTAAATGAAGTTTAAAGTCAGATTATAACACAATCAACATCCACCAAGTTTCCCCCTCCTACGGAGGGGGCTAGGGGGAGGAAAATCAGAGATATGGAAACTTTTAGATCAGAAATAGAAAACCCGATTGTCCAAAAAGAGATTATCGATTTAGAGAAAAAAATTCACGCCTTCCGTGGTGGACAAATAGATGACGAGCGTTTTCGTAGTCTTCGTTTAGCTCGTGGTATTTACGGTCAACGTCAAGAAGGCGTGCAAATGATTCGTATTAAATTACCTTACGGAAAAGTAACGAGTGAACAACTAAAAAGAATTACTGAGGTTTCAGATAAATATTCTACGGGTCGTTTGCACATTACAACGCGTCAAGATATTCAGATTCACTACGTAAGTTTAGATAGAACTCCTGAGTTGTGGTCTGAATTAGCCAAAGATGATATTACCTTGAGAGAAGCTTGTGGAAACACAGTTCGTAATATTACAGGAAGTGAACTAGCAGGTGTTGATACTGATGAGCCATTTGATGTAACTCCTTATGCTCACGGATTATTCCAATATTTATTGCGTAACCCGATCTGTCAAGAAATGGGACGTAAATTTAAAATCTCTTTCTCATCTTCTGATAAAGATACAGCCTTGAGTTATTTACACGATTTAGGATTCATTCCTAAAATTGTAGATGGGCAAAAAGGATTCAAAATCATGTTAGGTGGTGGATTAGGTTCTCAACCTGCACATGCCGAATTGCTTTCTGATTTTGTACCTGTAAACCAAATTATTCCAACTGCCGAAGGAGTGATTCGTATTTTTGACCGTTACGGTGAAAGAGCAAAACGTCTAAAAGCACGTTTGAAGTTCTTGATTAAAGATTTAGGACGTGATGAGTTCTTGCGTTTGGTTGAAGAAGAGAAAAAAGCCTTGCCTTTCCATTCTTATGAAATAGATACTACTGCTTTTGAAGGACCAATCACAGAGCCTTTATTAGAAGTGCCAACAGTAACTATTGATGATGTTGAAGCATTCGAAGCTTGGAAAAAATCAAATGTAATTGCTCAAAAACAAGCTGGATATGTAGCGATTGGTGTAAAAGTACTTTTAGGAGATTTTTATACGGATAAAGCAAGATTGTTAGCTGATTTGATTAAAAACTACGGAGCAAATGAATTGCGTTTTTCATTGCGTCAAAACATTGTGATTCGTAACATTAAAGAAGAAAACTTACCATTCTTCTACCAAGAGTTAGCCAAATTAGACATGGTTCAGTTAGGTTATGATACCATTGGTGATATCACCGCTTGTCCTGGTACAGATACTTGTAACTTAGGAATTGCATCTAGTACTGGTATTGCTGATGAATTAGAAAGAGTACTTAAAGCAGAATACCCACAATTTGCAGATAATAAAGAAATTACAATCAAAATTAGTGGTTGTATGAATGCTTGTGGACAACACAATATGGCTGAGATAGGTTTCCAGGGAATGTCAATCAATTCTGGGAAATTAGTTGCGCCAGCGTTACAAGTATTATTAGGTGGTGGAATTTTAGGAAACGGAAACGGTCGTTTTGCCGATAAAGTAATCAAAATCCCTAGCCGTCGTGGACCAGAAGCCTTGCGTTTAATCTTGAATGATTTTGAAGCAAATGCTAACGGAAGCAAATTCTTAGATTATTATGATGCTCAAGGAGAAAAGTATTTCTACGAATTTTTGAAACCATTAGCGGATGTTACCAACCTTACCGAAGCTGATTTTGTTGACTGGGGTAATGCTGATAACTATGTGAAAGCTGTTGGTGTTGGAGAATGTGCAGGTGTAGTTATCGACTTAGTTGCTACTTTATTGTACGAAGCTAAAGATAAACTAACCAATGCTGAAGAATCATTTGCAGAAGGAAAATGGTCAGACACAATCTACCAAGCTTACGCAGGTTTTGTAAATGGAGCGAAAGCTTTATTATTAGCTGAAAAACAAAAAACAAATACTCATGCAGGAATCATTGATTCATTTGAGACTGTATTTGTAGAAAGTAATAAAATTGAATTGGGAACTTCTTTCAAAGAATTAGTGTACCAAATCAACAAAAACGAACCAACAGAAGCGTTTGCTAAACAATATATTCAAGAAGCGATTACGTTTTTTGAAAAATTAGAAGCATACAGAGCAGCAGATTTAGCTAAAGCATAATCATAAAATCATGAGTGAAAACAAAGAGATAAACAACAATAGTGTAGAAGTCGAAACGCAAGAGCGCAACGAGTTGTATCCTATATTTTTAAAATTACACAACCTTAGTGTACTTATTGTAGGTGGAGGGAATGTAGGTTTAGAAAAGCTATCTTTTTTACTCAAATCAAGTCCTAATGCGAATGTTGAAGTGGTAGCACCACGTTTTATTCCTGAATTGGTTACTCTTGCTGAGGCTCATCCCACAGTAAAATTGACTAAAAAAAGATTCAAGAAAAAAATGTTGAAGAAACGCAACATGGTCATTGCTTGTACAGATGTTTTGAAGGTCAATAAAAGAGTGTATGAATTATCTCGAAAAAGATATTTGATTTGCAACATCGCTGATACACCTGATTTATGTGATTATTACTTAGGAGGAATTGTAACCAAAGGCAATGTCAAGATTGCGATTTCGACCAACGGAAAATCACCTACAACGGCTAAGCGATTGCGAGAATTTTTCGAAGAAGTAATTCCAGAAAACATCAATCAAATGGTGCAAAATCTAAACGATTATCGCAACACACTCAAAGGTGACTTTGAAGAGAAAGTGCAAAAGATGAATGAGATTACAGCCTCATTAAAAAATAAAGAAAAAGAATAAAGTTAATAAATAAACAATAGCCCAAAGCTCACAGCTCACAGCCCAAAGCAAAGAGCCTATAGCCAAAGCCCAAAGTCAATACAAAATGATTGAAACAGATATCCTTATTATAGGAGCCGGTCCAACTGGTTTATTTGCCGTTTTTGAAGCAGGATTATTGAAATTAAAATGTCATATCCTTGATGCATTGCCACAGCCAGGTGGGCAATTGTCTGAATTGTATCCAAAGAAACCTATCTATGATATTCCTGGATTTCCAGAAGTATTAGCAGGAGATTTAGTTGATAATTTGATGGAACAAATCAAACAATTCGAGCCAGGGTTTACTTTGGGAGAACGTGCAGAAACTATCGTTAAGCAAGAAGATGGTACATTTATCGTAACTTCTAACGAAGGAACTGAATTTCATGCCAAAGTAATCGCTATTGCTGGTGGATTAGGAAGTTTTGAGCCTAGAAAACCATTAATTGAAGATATCGAGTTCTACGAAAATAAAGGAGTAAAATATTTTATCAAAGACCCAGAAGAATTCAGAGGAAAACGTGTAGCTATCGCAGGTGGAGGTGACTCTGCTTTGGATTGGAGTATCTTCTTGGCTGATGTAGCTTCTGAAGTGACTTTGATTCACCGTCGTAACGAATTCCGTGGAGCTTTGGATTCTGTTGAAAAAGTACAAGAATTAAAAGACGCTGGAAAAATCCACATGATTACTCCAGCTGAGGTAGTTGGAATCAAAGGAGCAGAGCACGTGGAGTCTATCGATTTGGACGAAAACGGAGCACACCGTAACATTCCTTGTGACTATTTCATTCCACTTTTCGGATTGACTCCTAAATTAGGTCCTATCGGAAACTGGGGATTAGAAATCGAGAAAAATGCGATCAAAGTGAACAATGCTTTAGACTATCAAACTAACATTCCTGGAATTTTTGCTATTGGGGATATCAATACCTATCCAGGGAAATTGAAGTTGAT is from Flavobacterium sp. NG2 and encodes:
- a CDS encoding OsmC family protein, whose translation is MKITLNRVNENFHFELKNDRGHIVNVDARPDFGGNDMGPSPMELVLMGVAGCSAIDMISILKKQRQEITSFKAEVEGERQQVGDAKPFKNIYLVFSLEGNIKEDKAAKAAQLSFEKYCSVSKTVEPTATIHYKVVLNGAELAKI
- a CDS encoding trans-sulfuration enzyme family protein, which translates into the protein MNEQEFGFETEAIRTQLERTQYLEHSVPLYLTSSFVFEDAEDMRASFADEKDRNIYSRYSNPNNNEFVEKVCKMEGAESGFAFASGMAAVYSTLAALLNSGDHIVSAGSIFGATHSLFVNYFPKWGIETTYFDIDKPETIESCIKPNTKILFAESPTNPGVDIIDLELLGDIAKKHNLILIIDNCFATPYLQQPIKWGAHLVVHSATKLMDGQGRVLGGVTVGSAELIQKIYLFSRLTGPSLSPFNAWVLSKSLETLSIRLDRHCENALKVAEFLEKHPNVNKVKYPFLKSHPQYAIAQKQMKAGGNIVAFEIKGGLEAGRAFLDKIKLCSLSPNLGDTRTIVTHPASTTHSKLSVDERLAVSITDGLVRVSVGLETVKDVIADLEQALL
- a CDS encoding RrF2 family transcriptional regulator — its product is MLSKKTKYGIKALTFLARQEDQTPVAIADIAKSENISIKFLESILLLLRHSGFLGAKKGKGGGYYLIKEPKDINMAKVYRILEGPIALLPCASHNFYEPCDDCTDEASCAVRKLMTEVRDNTLMILENNSLADIAF
- a CDS encoding sulfite exporter TauE/SafE family protein produces the protein MDFQLGLVIAGLAVGFVVGLTGVGGGSLMTPILLWFGIPPTTAVGTDLLYAAYTKMAGIFVHHKKKNINWKITGWLSLGSIPAALITLWILDSIKTDISAVNAVIKYSLGWALLFTSVAVLFKKKIMDFSKKHSGDKFHKESNTQNMLTIAIGVMLGATVTLTSIGAGALGTVTLFFLYPLLPTPKLVGTEIAHAVPLTLVAGLGHATMGNIDYLLLGQLLMGSLPGIFIGSMLSGKIPDLYLRNAIAIMLFFVGYKLIF
- a CDS encoding phosphoadenylyl-sulfate reductase, which translates into the protein MSTTIVNALIEKTKDFSIEEAFVFLANEYKDKVVFSTSFGQEDQVITDLIEKSGAPVTIFTLDTGRLFQETYDVFHRTQKKYKTPIKVYFPEAKAVEELLEKKGPNSFYESVENRKECCFIRKVVPLKKALAGNEVWITGLRAEQSENRSDLHLFEYDANFQIIKFNPLLKWSLEEVQKYIDDNNVPQNSLHKKGFVSIGCAPCTRAILPGEDIRAGRWSWESSHKECGLHGK
- the cysD gene encoding sulfate adenylyltransferase subunit CysD; its protein translation is MSSVLKTNALESEAIYIFREVISQFEKPVLLFSGGKDSITLVRLAQKAFFPAKIPFPLLHVDTGHNFPETIEFRDKLVKELGLELIVRNVQDAIDQGKVVEETGKYASRNSLQTTTLLDAIEEFKFDACIGGARRDEEKARAKERIFSVRDDFGQWDEKNQRPELFDLLNGKIEMGQNVRVFPISNWTELDVWSYIEQEQIEIPSIYFSHKRKVFLRDGMIWSHSPHVYQEEDEIVEERIVRFRTVGDMSCTAAVDSYAATISEVVGEIRSSTISERGARIDDKRSEAAMEKRKQQGYF
- a CDS encoding sulfate adenylyltransferase subunit 1, with the translated sequence MEVLKIATAGSVDDGKSTLIGRLLYDTQSLTTDKLEAIEKSSKQKGYDYLDFSLATDGLVAEREQGITIDVAHIYFSTAKKSYIIADTPGHVEYTRNMVTGASTSQVSIILIDARKGVIEQTYRHFFINNLLRVKEVIVAVNKMDLVDYSEEVFNKIKADFEALNAKSTFKEQVVSYIPLSALTGDNVVEKTTAMPWYTGQTILEHLEDLEPKDVYEKGQARFPVQTVIRPKTEEYHDFRGYAGKLYGNNIKVGDAVTVLPSLTQSTVTNIHFFDKQFDEAVAGSSITLELANDINVTRGDMIVKSDELPKVEKEITTTVCWMDSKKLVAGTKYLVQHNTNRVLAKVDSIKNVIATDYSGTTPATQLAINEIGEVSIKLSKALYFDAYDDNKSNGAFILIDPATNTTAGVGFIR
- a CDS encoding nitrite reductase, with the translated sequence METFRSEIENPIVQKEIIDLEKKIHAFRGGQIDDERFRSLRLARGIYGQRQEGVQMIRIKLPYGKVTSEQLKRITEVSDKYSTGRLHITTRQDIQIHYVSLDRTPELWSELAKDDITLREACGNTVRNITGSELAGVDTDEPFDVTPYAHGLFQYLLRNPICQEMGRKFKISFSSSDKDTALSYLHDLGFIPKIVDGQKGFKIMLGGGLGSQPAHAELLSDFVPVNQIIPTAEGVIRIFDRYGERAKRLKARLKFLIKDLGRDEFLRLVEEEKKALPFHSYEIDTTAFEGPITEPLLEVPTVTIDDVEAFEAWKKSNVIAQKQAGYVAIGVKVLLGDFYTDKARLLADLIKNYGANELRFSLRQNIVIRNIKEENLPFFYQELAKLDMVQLGYDTIGDITACPGTDTCNLGIASSTGIADELERVLKAEYPQFADNKEITIKISGCMNACGQHNMAEIGFQGMSINSGKLVAPALQVLLGGGILGNGNGRFADKVIKIPSRRGPEALRLILNDFEANANGSKFLDYYDAQGEKYFYEFLKPLADVTNLTEADFVDWGNADNYVKAVGVGECAGVVIDLVATLLYEAKDKLTNAEESFAEGKWSDTIYQAYAGFVNGAKALLLAEKQKTNTHAGIIDSFETVFVESNKIELGTSFKELVYQINKNEPTEAFAKQYIQEAITFFEKLEAYRAADLAKA
- a CDS encoding bifunctional precorrin-2 dehydrogenase/sirohydrochlorin ferrochelatase, whose protein sequence is MSENKEINNNSVEVETQERNELYPIFLKLHNLSVLIVGGGNVGLEKLSFLLKSSPNANVEVVAPRFIPELVTLAEAHPTVKLTKKRFKKKMLKKRNMVIACTDVLKVNKRVYELSRKRYLICNIADTPDLCDYYLGGIVTKGNVKIAISTNGKSPTTAKRLREFFEEVIPENINQMVQNLNDYRNTLKGDFEEKVQKMNEITASLKNKEKE
- a CDS encoding NAD(P)/FAD-dependent oxidoreductase, which gives rise to MIETDILIIGAGPTGLFAVFEAGLLKLKCHILDALPQPGGQLSELYPKKPIYDIPGFPEVLAGDLVDNLMEQIKQFEPGFTLGERAETIVKQEDGTFIVTSNEGTEFHAKVIAIAGGLGSFEPRKPLIEDIEFYENKGVKYFIKDPEEFRGKRVAIAGGGDSALDWSIFLADVASEVTLIHRRNEFRGALDSVEKVQELKDAGKIHMITPAEVVGIKGAEHVESIDLDENGAHRNIPCDYFIPLFGLTPKLGPIGNWGLEIEKNAIKVNNALDYQTNIPGIFAIGDINTYPGKLKLILCGFHEATLMCQAAYQIINPGKRYVLKYTTVSGVDGFDGTRKEAPKAVVKAIN